In Halopseudomonas nanhaiensis, a single window of DNA contains:
- a CDS encoding sigma-E factor negative regulatory protein codes for MRSESLQESISALMDGEAEQLEIRRVLQATDQDPAVRGTWDRYQLARAVMHKEPWQPKVDLSAGIAAALANEPAPRASAKFSAAWHTLGKVAVAASVTVAVLVGVRMVNQGPVPGESPALAERSAPAAIEQAQAPAVAPQPGTAVLAGFQSSADAQATPAAPAWQEQRIGEYLRKHAENGAQSPAPQLVPQARAASLDDQ; via the coding sequence ATGAGAAGCGAATCCTTGCAGGAGTCTATCTCCGCGCTCATGGACGGCGAAGCCGAGCAGTTGGAAATCCGGCGCGTGCTCCAGGCCACCGATCAGGACCCTGCGGTTCGTGGGACCTGGGATCGGTATCAGCTCGCCAGAGCTGTTATGCACAAGGAACCCTGGCAGCCGAAGGTTGACCTGTCCGCGGGTATCGCTGCGGCCCTGGCCAACGAGCCGGCACCACGTGCTTCGGCCAAGTTCTCTGCTGCCTGGCATACTCTGGGCAAGGTCGCAGTCGCCGCGTCGGTCACTGTTGCCGTGCTCGTCGGTGTGCGCATGGTCAACCAGGGACCCGTACCGGGTGAGTCACCGGCTCTGGCCGAGCGTTCAGCTCCGGCAGCGATCGAGCAGGCGCAGGCGCCGGCTGTGGCGCCGCAGCCAGGCACGGCCGTGCTCGCGGGCTTCCAGTCTTCCGCTGACGCTCAAGCTACTCCGGCTGCACCTGCATGGCAGGAACAGCGCATCGGTGAGTATCTGCGCAAGCATGCCGAGAACGGTGCTCAATCACCCGCTCCGCAACTGGTGCCGCAAGCTCGTGCTGCGAGCCTGGACGACCAGTAA
- a CDS encoding SoxR reducing system RseC family protein: MIEEQGRVLGVESGAVWVETVRRSTCGSCQARAGCGQALLSKLGSGSKPGFVRVLSDSFHEVGDEVIIGIPKHAVVVGSMWVYLAPLGVLFLFALVAQALGFAEPAIIAASTIGLVAGLALVRWHARRHAADPHFQPRLLRTLTSNVAFPTGG, translated from the coding sequence ATGATCGAAGAACAGGGCAGGGTTCTGGGCGTGGAATCGGGCGCCGTATGGGTCGAGACGGTAAGGCGCAGCACCTGCGGCAGCTGCCAGGCGCGTGCGGGCTGCGGTCAGGCCCTGCTGAGCAAGCTCGGCTCCGGCTCCAAGCCCGGATTCGTGCGGGTGCTCTCGGACAGCTTCCACGAGGTTGGTGACGAGGTCATCATTGGCATACCGAAGCATGCCGTGGTGGTGGGCTCGATGTGGGTATATCTGGCTCCGCTCGGTGTACTCTTCCTCTTCGCCCTCGTTGCACAGGCCCTCGGGTTCGCCGAGCCGGCAATCATCGCTGCATCGACTATCGGGCTCGTTGCAGGGCTCGCACTGGTCCGCTGGCACGCCCGCCGGCATGCGGCAGACCCGCATTTCCAGCCGCGGCTGCTGCGTACGCTTACCAGTAATGTCGCCTTTCCGACAGGCGGTTGA
- a CDS encoding MucB/RseB C-terminal domain-containing protein, with product MPGNREALRWAGLACCLVPFTVSADEAQDWLEKMTEASGELSFHGAFVYERSGSFTTHQIWRSASDGAVTERLIQSDGPIQEWLRRDGRLVCSSTAGTGLNPHEASQPVDELKLLADSYNTSVVGSTRVSARPVTVLTVTPHDAHRYAYELYVDSKTGLLLKSLMIDDRGTLLERFQFAAVEIGEMSPEQLETITECPAVQPAPARIAATDDQWRPAWLPQGFKVRSESAEQLDDMPSVSLSRTYTDGLTRFSLFIEELGEARRAEDVRAQLGPTVAISRRLAMPNGTYLATLVGEIPAATAERIVASLLPMQGDVQ from the coding sequence GTGCCAGGAAACAGGGAAGCACTGCGCTGGGCTGGTTTGGCATGCTGCCTGGTACCTTTTACGGTATCGGCGGACGAAGCGCAGGACTGGTTGGAGAAGATGACCGAGGCGTCGGGGGAGCTCAGCTTCCACGGCGCCTTCGTGTATGAGCGCTCTGGTAGCTTCACTACCCATCAGATATGGCGTAGTGCGAGTGACGGCGCCGTCACCGAGCGCCTGATTCAATCCGATGGTCCGATACAGGAGTGGTTGCGTCGCGATGGTCGTCTGGTCTGCTCCAGCACCGCTGGTACAGGTCTCAATCCGCACGAAGCGTCACAGCCTGTTGACGAGCTCAAACTGCTGGCCGACTCCTACAACACCAGTGTGGTCGGTTCTACCCGCGTCTCGGCCAGACCGGTCACCGTATTGACGGTCACTCCGCACGATGCGCACCGTTACGCGTACGAACTCTACGTTGATTCCAAAACCGGCCTGTTGCTCAAGTCGCTGATGATCGACGATCGGGGTACCTTGCTCGAACGCTTCCAGTTCGCTGCGGTAGAAATCGGGGAAATGTCACCCGAGCAGCTCGAGACGATAACTGAATGTCCTGCGGTCCAGCCGGCTCCGGCGCGTATAGCCGCAACGGACGACCAGTGGCGCCCGGCCTGGTTGCCTCAGGGTTTCAAGGTAAGATCCGAGTCTGCAGAGCAGCTTGATGACATGCCTTCAGTATCTCTTAGTCGCACCTATACAGACGGGCTTACCCGCTTCAGCCTGTTCATCGAAGAACTCGGTGAAGCGCGTCGCGCCGAAGATGTTCGCGCGCAGCTTGGTCCTACCGTAGCGATCAGCCGAAGGTTGGCCATGCCGAATGGGACCTACCTGGCCACGTTGGTGGGCGAGATTCCGGCCGCTACAGCTGAGCGTATCGTAGCCTCGCTGCTGCCCATGCAAGGTGATGTGCAGTAA
- the nadB gene encoding L-aspartate oxidase translates to MTAKLNYDVLVIGSGAAGLTLALHLASDLRVAVLSKGQLSEGSTFWAQGGVAAVLDDSDTVDAHVQDTLVAGAGLCHEEAVRQIVGDSRDAIGWLVGQGVPFTRERREDGSETDDFHLTREGGHSHRRIIHAADATGAAIFNTLLRRAQEHSNIELLQDRVAVDLITRSKLGLDGDNRCLGAYVLNRQTGSVETFAARFTVLATGGASKVYLYTSNPDSASGDGIAMAWRAGCRVANMEFNQFHPTCLYHPKAKSFLVTEALRGEGAVLKLPDGTRFMPRFDQRAELAPRDIVARAIDHEMKRLGLDCVYLDITHKPADFIRSHFPTVYERCLQFGMDITREAIPVVPAAHYTCGGVMVDENGHTDVPGLYAIGETSFTGLHGANRMASNSLLECIVYGRAASRDILANLDQAQSSADLPAWDESRVTDSDEDVIISHNWDELRRFMWDYVGIVRTTKRLQRAKHRVDMLLAEIHEFYSNYTVTRDLLELRNLAVVADLIIRSAMLRKESRGLHYTLDYPAQADEPVDTILQPPSAGD, encoded by the coding sequence ATGACGGCGAAACTGAATTACGACGTACTGGTTATCGGCAGCGGAGCGGCAGGCCTTACCCTCGCCCTGCATCTGGCCAGCGATCTGCGCGTGGCTGTGCTGAGCAAGGGCCAGCTCTCCGAAGGCTCGACCTTCTGGGCCCAGGGTGGTGTTGCCGCCGTGCTTGACGACAGCGATACCGTCGATGCCCATGTGCAGGACACGCTCGTGGCCGGGGCCGGGCTGTGCCATGAAGAGGCTGTGCGCCAGATCGTCGGCGACAGCCGCGACGCCATCGGCTGGCTGGTCGGCCAGGGCGTGCCGTTCACGCGAGAACGACGCGAAGACGGCAGCGAAACAGACGACTTCCATCTGACCCGCGAAGGTGGCCATAGCCACCGTCGAATCATCCATGCCGCGGATGCTACTGGCGCTGCGATCTTCAACACATTGCTGCGTCGAGCTCAGGAGCATTCGAACATCGAATTGCTGCAGGACCGGGTGGCCGTAGACCTCATTACTCGCTCCAAACTAGGGCTGGATGGCGACAATCGCTGTCTGGGCGCGTATGTGTTGAACCGGCAGACCGGCAGCGTTGAAACCTTCGCTGCGCGGTTCACCGTACTCGCCACGGGTGGGGCGAGCAAGGTTTATCTGTACACCAGCAACCCGGACAGCGCATCGGGTGATGGCATCGCCATGGCCTGGCGCGCGGGTTGCCGGGTGGCCAACATGGAATTCAATCAGTTCCATCCCACCTGTCTGTACCACCCGAAGGCCAAGAGCTTTCTGGTAACCGAGGCGCTGCGCGGCGAAGGTGCAGTGCTCAAGCTTCCTGACGGCACTCGCTTCATGCCCCGCTTCGACCAGCGTGCGGAGCTTGCGCCGAGGGACATCGTGGCCCGAGCCATCGATCATGAGATGAAACGCCTGGGCCTCGACTGCGTGTATCTCGACATCACCCACAAGCCGGCAGACTTTATTCGCAGCCATTTCCCGACGGTGTACGAACGTTGCCTGCAGTTCGGGATGGATATTACCCGCGAGGCAATACCGGTCGTCCCGGCGGCGCACTACACCTGTGGCGGCGTGATGGTCGACGAGAACGGCCACACCGATGTGCCGGGGCTTTATGCGATCGGGGAAACCAGTTTCACCGGACTGCACGGCGCCAACCGGATGGCCAGCAACTCGCTGCTCGAGTGCATCGTGTACGGTCGCGCAGCCAGCCGGGACATTCTGGCGAACCTCGACCAGGCGCAAAGCTCGGCAGACCTGCCGGCATGGGATGAAAGCCGCGTCACCGACTCGGACGAGGATGTCATCATCTCGCACAACTGGGACGAGCTGCGGCGTTTCATGTGGGACTATGTGGGCATCGTACGCACAACCAAGCGATTGCAGCGCGCCAAGCACAGGGTCGATATGCTGCTGGCGGAGATTCACGAGTTCTACAGCAACTATACGGTGACCCGGGATTTGCTGGAGCTGCGCAACCTGGCAGTGGTGGCGGATCTGATCATCCGTTCAGCCATGCTGCGCAAGGAGAGCCGAGGATTGCACTACACGCTCGACTACCCCGCGCAGGCGGACGAACCCGTCGATACTATTCTGCAGCCGCCCAGCGCTGGCGACTGA
- the rpoE gene encoding RNA polymerase sigma factor RpoE: MAEQTDQQLVERVQKGDKRAFDLLVLKYQHKILALVTRFVHDNHEAQDVAQEAFIKAYRALANFRGDSAFYTWLYRIAINTAKNYLVARGRRPPDSDIAAEDAEYYEGDSALKDIHSPERDMLRDEIEQVVNRTLQLLPDDLRTALTLREFEGLSYEDIASVMECPVGTVRSRIFRAREAIDKALKPLLEA; this comes from the coding sequence ATGGCTGAACAGACGGACCAGCAGTTGGTCGAACGGGTTCAAAAAGGCGACAAACGTGCATTTGATTTGCTGGTTCTGAAATACCAGCACAAGATTCTGGCTCTGGTAACGCGTTTCGTTCATGACAATCACGAGGCGCAGGACGTAGCCCAAGAAGCATTCATCAAGGCATACCGTGCCTTGGCGAACTTTCGCGGTGATAGCGCGTTCTATACGTGGCTCTACCGCATCGCGATCAACACGGCGAAGAACTATCTGGTTGCGCGCGGACGCCGTCCGCCGGATTCGGACATCGCTGCGGAAGATGCGGAGTATTACGAAGGTGACAGTGCTCTAAAGGATATCCATTCGCCCGAGCGCGACATGTTGCGCGATGAAATCGAGCAGGTGGTGAACCGAACGCTGCAATTGTTGCCTGATGATTTGAGAACAGCGCTGACCTTGCGCGAATTCGAAGGTCTGAGCTACGAGGATATTGCTTCGGTGATGGAATGTCCGGTCGGGACCGTCAGGTCACGGATTTTCCGAGCACGTGAAGCGATCGACAAAGCCCTCAAACCGTTGCTCGAAGCGTGA